One genomic segment of Ricinus communis isolate WT05 ecotype wild-type chromosome 3, ASM1957865v1, whole genome shotgun sequence includes these proteins:
- the LOC8282112 gene encoding COP9 signalosome complex subunit 5b, giving the protein MEPYPSSSSSVIAQKTWELENNIITVDTPPTTNSTADPSSDAIFYYDEPAQVKFQQDRPWSNDPHYFRRVKISALALLKMVVHARSGGTIEVMGLMQGKTDGDAIIVMDAFALPVEGTETRVNAQADAYEYMVDYSQTNKQAGRLENVVGWYHSHPGYGCWLSGIDVSTQMLNQQFQEPFLAVVIDPTRTVSAGKVEIGAFRTYPEGYKPPDDPVSEYQTIPLNKIEDFGVHCKQYYALDITYFKSSLDCHLLDLLWNKYWVNTLSSSPLLGNGDYVAGQISDLAEKLEQAENQLAHSRFGPLIAPPQRKKEEESQLTKITRDSAKITVEQVHGLMSQVIKDILFNSVRQSSRSRAEGSGPEPMVET; this is encoded by the exons ATGGAACCCTACCCTTCTTCCTCTTCATCTGTCATTGCTCAAAAAACATGGGAACTGGAGAACAATATAATCACCGTCGACACACCACCAACCACCAATTCCACGGCGGACCCCTCATCGGACGCTATTTTCTACTACGACGAGCCGGCGCAAGTAAAGTTTCAACAGGACAGACCATGGTCCAACGATCCTCACTACTTCAGGCGTGTGAAGATCTCCGCGCTGGCGCTTCTGAAGATGGTGGTCCACGCTCGATCTGGTGGAACCATCGAGGTCATGGGACTTATGCAAGGAAAAACTGACGGCGATGCTATTATTGTAATGGACGCTTTTGCCCTTCCTGTTGAAGGCACTGAAACTAGGGTTAATGCTCAGGCTGATGCTTATGAGTATATGGTTGATTATTCCCAAACTAACAAGCAG GCGGGGCGGTTAGAGAATGTGGTGGGTTGGTATCATTCACATCCAGGCTATGGATGCTGGCTATCAGGGATTGATGTATCAACTCAAATGCTAAACCAGCAATTTCAAGAGCCTTTTCTGGCAGTTGTTATTGACCCAACAAGGACTGTTTCTGCTGGTAAAGTAGAGATTGGTGCTTTCAGGACTTACCCTGAAGGTTACAAACCTCCTGATGATCCTGTCTCTGAATATCAGACTATTCCTCTTAATAAGATTGAAGATTTTGGTGTTCATTGCAAGcag TATTATGCTTTGGATATTACTTACTTCAAGTCCTCTCTTGATTGCCACCTCTTGGATCTTTTATGGAACAAATATTGGGTTAATACTCTATCATCTTCACCTCTCTTGGGTAATGGAGACTATGTTGCCGGTCAAATTTCTGATTTAG CTGAGAAGCTGGAGCAAGCGGAGAATCAATTGGCTCACTCCCGATTTGGGCCCCTAATAGCACCGcctcaaagaaagaaagag GAAGAATCTCAACTTACTAAAATCACTAGGGATAGTGCTAAAATAACTGTGGAGCAGGTCCATGGCCTGATGTCGCAG GTTATTAAGGACATCCTTTTCAACTCCGTACGACAATCCAGTAGGTCTCGTGCAGAGGGTTCTGGTCCTGAGCCAATGGTCGAAACATGA